The Scatophagus argus isolate fScaArg1 chromosome 20, fScaArg1.pri, whole genome shotgun sequence genome window below encodes:
- the LOC124051589 gene encoding macrophage mannose receptor 1 isoform X1, whose protein sequence is MDRRQRKLLQLLSFAALLACAHSQCQQGWRENEGRCYFFSTDKKSWMEANAFCLKQNSNLMSIQDLYERLWVRTQISTDIYWIGLNDQVSEGVWEWTDGSPFIEYLSYWMPGQPDNWGDEPGEDCGQVVGSDFGHWNDENCNVERKYICKHINSNPGPTCDLANGWRQHGSNCYKLKAETRKSWSEARHDCVQDGGDLVSITAAAEEQYIISTLDSSHLDIWIGLSTLKCNKISCEVEAGNSQFTWSDALNVNYTNWAANEPTVDAQAGSCAALIKDETNEFGKWKTHVCRYERPYMCKRPLNTICSPGWMSFNGSCYWLVSNIDLLTTWHEALTKCSDMGAHLLIINSQEEQYFINANLPNFHQVGIPDIWIGLSDRDKDGEFKWVDKTEIGFSNYGPGWPINTADLWDCGQIFTGNYDGKWETTNCFKNLGYICEMTGGQSPKPTSAPDSHCDAGYLLYGDFCYQFETEEMKNWHDAEAHCNKAQAHLASVHSQEELSFIMGHMPISAWLGLNDIGVENQFVYTDGTPADFLPWGLNQPDNWQDNEDCVHLRGPDHHDPGKFNDDLCTSTRDFICKKAKGQGPPPQPPTSGPGWNEKCGSWTPDPFNDYCYLFNYLSMRTWAEARADCVNQGGDLVSITEPFEQAFIQGIIHQSPTGISLWMGGHDSITEGGWEWTDGSPFRYIRWYTGNPDNYDGEDCLSIYINNGYWNDDKCEHKRGYICKRRGKTPEPPPPHDGFMTALVCQDSSSVLHCPEESVINIQSAFYGRKSDDICPHLDGSGGGSCTVEGVLPFYRKKCDNRPFCFLYAHMEEDPCPTVSKYLEIVYSCEQKVCLHGLGVEDGNITDTQLSAYSSTGLFTPDKARLNGDSCWMPSGSPTSNWIQVDLGQIRKVTGIVIQGCPQNDNWLTKVKIQHSMDGVTFTDYTSDGQFFPGSTDRNTPDTQLLGTPVTTQYVRIIPVEFNGQAGLRFDILGCTPDYAIACATKPGLNFGSDKMTVHCPAGCAKEDYIVYGTTEYRGDSNICAAAIHAGVVLTEIGGECTLLKAEGQDFYAGSTRNGITSRQYDGSYPVSYTFADGELRCPGLDWYEFGDFCYKPFGDKKTWRDAQNTCRNLNAELVSILSMTEQSWIESYLYMATRDVWTGLNDLFVPGMFTWSDEHIVTFTYWAPGEPNNHEGFSEDCVAMLHQTGRWNDVSCTELNTYICKMPKAHYPVPSVKPTVYGCPQGWDAYGYSCYWMEETARSWSEAKEFCKEQDSFLVHIGDIYEQSHFTVELSGKTGFWWIGLRARGEAGGGVDYIWDNGSPLTFTHWDKDQPDSGDGTCVAMTAGQIGGFWDDKQCSEKYNFFCEKSRPDITPPTKPPTPPPSQGCAEGWTALPHFRNCYKLFHNVDWSQKKSWERAYEDCVGRGANLVSIHNQEEEEFLSLYSKGSSKWIGLKHNPTEGGYSWSDGTPLSHTNWGKGEPNNHEGREECVEMVSGANGTHSWWNDLNCDAHQDWICMISKGKDPILPPEPPSPAPAPECGTNPGWRKNNDICYYYNDTDIVDFHTAMMRCYHEKARLVSILSKNEQAYVNSMVGTGQVAAAWIGMRVFGIANEQYKWVDNSPVAYTHWATGEPNNANGEEQCVQMNRHQGVWNDANCGWAGAGYVCKKLPGDVHTPPPPTQPWEGYCPAGWLRFKDKCFMFKGKKNDIKANWSYARSWCKDQGGELAVIDNQYENDFVSSYLRDMELPTWIGLSDLLVENQYGWSDGVSPVLYTNWNNKEPNNAGGVEHCVAIAHHHLVSGKWNDDACHKEHSFVCYRKKSSSIDPPQPTQSPCPDGYISWYLNCYKLVEEPATWDAAQTACLQQGGNLASIDMSYDQAFIAGVVLHGKFDAWIGLRRKEDGSYMWTDGWPVFFTQWGPGEPSNIKDEGCVSMHGSPMFHGTWNDTRCDLAKPYICKISSEKPPPTPAPGDGKCLPFWEPYGRHCYYVYNGQQGFSWPDSRHYCQSIKADLVSLHSRAEVEFIRSMNYTKNHNIWIGLTRDNNFGWAWTDKTSVGFLNWAQGEPNAAFHPGDVAEENCVEMYHDGRWNDNDCLQKRGFACRHRQYHTTDDGGNPVFPTDSPTDGPNVSGGNGGLVAGAVIAALVIFVLIVGLLYYIFRVRGYKMSSLSLPTRTTSRVDVPAFTNPNFIGESDT, encoded by the exons atggacagaagacaaagaaagcttctgcagctgctgagctTTGCTGCTCTTCTTGCTTGCG CTCACAGCCAGTGTCAGCAAGGCTGGAGGGAGAATGAGGGTAGATGTTACTTCTTTTCAACTGATAAAAAGTCCTGGATGGAGGCTAACGCATTTTGTTTGAAGCAGAACAGCAACCTGATGAGCATTCAGGACCTTTACGAGAGG TTGTGGGTGAGAACACAAATCAGCACAGATATCTACTGGATCGGCCTGAATGACCAAGTCTCAGAAGGAGTCTGGGAGTGGACTGATGGGAGTCCTTTTATAGAATACTTATC ATACTGGATGCCAGGCCAGCCTGATAACTGGGGTGATGAGCCTGGGGAGGACTGTGGTCAGGTGGTAGGAAGTGACTTTGGACATTGGAATGATGAGAACTGCAATGTTGAGAGGAAATATATCTGCAAGCACATCAACT CGAATCCTGGCCCGACGTGTGACTTAGCTAACGGCTGGAGGCAGCACGGCTCCAACTGCTACAAGCTGAAGGCAGAGACCAGGAAGAGTTGGTCGGAGGCCAGACATGACTGTGTGCAGGATGGAGGAGATTTGGTGTccatcactgcagcagcagaagagcagTATATCATATCAACACTGGACTCCTCACATTTGGACATCTGGATTGGGCTTTCCACACTG AAATGCAACAAGATCTCATGTGAAGTCGAAGCAGGAAACAGTCAGTTTACCTGGTCTGATGCTCTCAATGTGAACTACACAAACTGGGCTGCCAATGAACCTACAGT TGATGCACAGGCTGGCTCATGTGCTGCATTAATCaaagatgaaacaaatgaatttGGGAAGTGGAAAACCCATGTGTGCAGATATGAGCGTCCTTACATGTGTAAACGACCTCTGAACA CCATCTGCTCTCCTGGCTGGATGAGCTTCAATGGCAGTTGTTACTGGTTGGTCAGTAATATCGATCTCCTGACCACTTGGCATGAGGCTCTCACCAAGTGCTCCGATATGGGGGCCCACCTGCTGATTATAAACAG tCAGGAAGAACAGTACTTCATAAATGCGAACCTTCCCAACTTTCACCAAGTGGGCATTCCTGACATCTGGATTGGTTTATCAG ATAGGGATAAAGACGGGGAGTTCAAATGGGTGGATAAAACCGAGATTGGATTTTCCAACTATGGTCCTGGTTGGCCCATAAACACTGCAGACTTGTGGGACTGTGGACAAATCTTCACAG GAAATTATGACGGCAAATGGGAGACCACGAACTGCTTCAAGAACCTGGGTTACATCTGTGAGATGACAGGTGGACAGAGCCCCAAGCCAACTTCAGCTCCTG ATTCCCACTGTGATGCTGGATATTTGCTTTATGGAGACTTCTGCTATCAGTTTGAGACTGAGGAGATGAAGAACTGGCACGACGCTGAGGCTCATTGTAACAAAGCGCAGGCTCACCTGGCCAGCGTACACTCACAGGAAGAACTGAGTTTCATCATGG GTCACATGCCGATTTCAGCCTGGCTGGGACTGAATGATATCGGCGTTGAAAACCAGTTCGTTTACACTGATGGAACTCCTGCA GACTTCCTCCCATGGGGGCTCAACCAGCCAGACAACTGGCAGGACAACGAGGACTGTGTGCACCTCAGAGGCCCCGACCACCATGACCCTGGGAAATTCAATGATGATTTATGCACCTCCACAAGGGACTTTATATGCAAAAAAG CCAAGGGACAAGGACCTCCTCCCCAGCCTCCAACATCTGGACCAG GATGGAACGAGAAATGTGGCTCTTGGACGCCTGACCCTTTCAACGACTACTGCTACCTGTTTAACTACCTGTCGATGAGGACGTGGGCGGAGGCTCGAGCTGACTGTGTTAACCAGGGGGGAGACCTCGTCAGCATCACCGAACCCTTTGAACAGGCCTTCATACAAG GTATAATCCATCAGAGTCCGACAGGGATCTCTCTCTGGATGGGCGGCCATGACTCCATCACTGAAGGCGGCTGGGAGTGGACAGATGGTTCTCCTTTCAGATACATCCGCTGGTACACAG GCAACCCAGACAACTACGACGGTGAAGACTGCCTGTCTATATATATTAACAATGGCTACTGGAACGACGACAAGTGTGAGCACAAAAGAGGATACATCTGCAAGCGAAGAG GAAAAACACCCGAGCCTCCTCCGCCTCATGACG GTTTCATGACAGCACTGGTGTGCCAGgactcctcttctgtccttcacTGCCCAGAGGAAAGTGTAATTAACATCCAGTCAGCTTTCTACGGACGAAAGAGTGATGACATCTGTCCCCACCTGGATGGATCAGGAGGAG GGAGCTGCACAGTGGAAGGTGTCCTTCCTTTCTacagaaagaaatgtgacaacCGCCCCTTCTGCTTTTTATACGCCCATATGGAGGAAGACCCCTGTCCCACTGTTTCCAAATATCTCGAGATTGTCTACAGTTGTGAACAAAAAG TGTGTCTGCACGGCCTGGGTGTCGAGGACGGGAACATCACAGACACCCAGCTCTCCGCTTACTCCTCCACTGGCCTCTTCACACCCGACAAAGCCCGTTTGAATGGAGATTCCTGCTGGATGCCTTCGGGAAGCC CAACCTCAAACTGGATCCAGGTGGACCTGGGCCAGATCAGAAAAGTAACAGGAATAGTAATCCAGGGTTGTCCTCAAAATGACAACTGGCTCACCAAAGTCAAGATCCAGCACAGTATGGATGGAGTAACCTTTACTGACTACACTTCTGATGGACAG TTTTTTCCAGGctcaacagacagaaacactccagatACTCAGCTTCTGGGTACACCTGTGACGACTCAGTATGTGCGCATCATCCCAGTCGAGTTCAACGGTCAGGCGGGCCTTCGTTTCGACATCTTAGGATGCACACCAGACT ATGCAATCGCGTGCGCCACTAAGCCTGGCCTCAACTTTGGCAGTGATAAAATGAC TGTCCATTGTCCAGCAGGCTGTGCCAAGGAAGATTACATAGTGTACGGCACCACGGAATACCGCGGG GACTCAAACATCTGTGCTGCAGCTATCCATGCTGGAGTGGTACTGACTGAAATCGGAGGAGAATGTACTTTGTTGAAAGCCGAAGGACAGGACTTCTATGCCGGCTCCACCAGGAATGGCATCACCTCACGACA ATATGATGGAAGCTATCCTGTGTCTTACACTTTTGCAGATGGGG AGCTGAGGTGTCCGGGACTTGACTGGTATGAGTTTGGAGACTTCTGCTACAAACCATTTGGAGACAAAAAGACATGGCGTGATGCCCAAAACACCTGCAGGAATCTAAATGCAGAACTTGTTTCCATCCTCTCgatgacagagcagagctggaTCGAAAGCTACCTGTACATGG CCACCAGGGATGTATGGACTGGTCTGAATGACCTGTTTGTGCCTGGTATGTTCACCTGGTCTGATGAACACATTGTGACCTTCACTTACTGGGCTCCAGGGGAACCTAACAACCACGAAGGGTTCAGTGAAGACTGTGTTGCGATGTTACACCAG ACTGGCCGATGGAACGACGTGTCCTGTACAGAACTCAACACGTACATATGCAAAATGCCCAAAGCACATTACCCAGTGCCTTCTGTGAAACCCACTGTGTACGGATGCCCTCAG GGCTGGGATGCATACGGCTACTCCTGCTACTGGATGGAGGAGACCGCCAGGAGCTGGTCGGAAGCTAAGGAATTCTGTAAGGAGCAGGACAGCTTCTTGGTGCACATTGGAGACAT TTATGAGCAGTCACATTTTACCGTTGAGCTGTCGGGGAAGACTGGTTTTTGGTGGATTGGCCTGCGTGCTCGAGGAGAGGCAGGCGGAGGGGTGGACTACATCTGGGACAACGGCTCACCTCTCACCTTCACTCACTGGGATAAAGACCAGCCAG ATAGCGGGGATGGCACTTGTGTGGCGATGACGGCGGGTCAGATTGGCGGTTTCTGGGATGACAAACAGTGCTCAGAGAAATATAACTTCTTCTGTGAGAAATCCAGGCCTGACATCACCCCACCCACCAAACCCCcgactcctcctccttcacaggGCTGTGCAGAGGGCTGGACAGCTCTGCCTCACTTCAGAAACTGTTACAAG CTCTTCCATAATGTGGACTGGTCCCAGAAGAAGAGCTGGGAAAGAGCATATGAGGACTGTGTCGGCAGAGGAGCTAACCTGGTCAGCATCCAcaatcaggaggaggaggagttctTGTCTCTGTACAGCAAAGGCAGCAGCAAGTGGATCGGCCTCAAGCACAACCCTACAGAAGGAG GTTATTCATGGAGCGATGGCACACCTCTCTCCCACACCAACTGGGGTAAGGGGGAGCCCAACAACCACGAGGGCCGCGAGGAGTGTGTAGAGATGGTGAGCGGCGCCAACGGGACCCACTCCTGGTGGAACGATCTCAACTGTGATGCTCACCAGGACTGGATATGCATGATTTCTAAAGGAAAGGACCCTATCCTGCCCCCTGAGCCCCCATCTCCTGCCCCAG CTCCAGAGTGCGGTACCAACCCTGGCTGGAGGAAGAACAACGACATCTGCTACTACTACAACGACACCGACATCGTGGACTTCCACACGGCCATGATGCGCTGCTACCACGAGAAAGCCAGGCTCGTCTCCATCCTCAGCAAAAACGAACAGGCGTACGTTAACAGCATG GTGGGGACAGGCCAGGTCGCCGCAGCTTGGATTGGAATGAGGGTGTTTGGCATTGCAAATGAGCAATACAA GTGGGTGGACAACTCACCTGTGGCCTACACTCACTGGGCTACAGGTGAACCCAACAATGCCAACGGGGAGGAACAGTGCGTTCAGATGAACAGACATCAAG GTGTATGGAACGATGCCAACTGTGGCTGGGCTGGAGCAGGTTACGTCTGTAAGAAGTTACCCGGAGATGTCcacacccctcctccacccacacaGCCCTGGGAGGGATACTGCCCTGCAG GTTGGCTGCGTTTCAAGGATAAGTGCTTCATGTTCAAAGGGAAGAAAAACGACATCAAAGCCAACTGGTCTTACGCTCGGAGTTGGTGCAAAGACCAAGGAGGAGAGCTGGCTGTTATTGATAACCAGTATGAGAACG ACTTTGTGTCTAGCTACCTGCGGGACATGGAGCTCCCCACGTGGATAGGTCTGTCGGATCTCTTGGTGGAGAATCAGTACGGTTGGAGTGATGGGGTCAGCCCCGTGCTGTACACCAACTGGAACAACAAGGAGCCCAACAATGCAGGAGGAGTG GAACACTGTGTCGCGATCGCTCACCACCACCTGGTGAGCGGCAAATGGAACGATGACGCCTGTCATAAGGAACACAGCTTCGTGTGCTACAGGAAGAAAT CAAGCAGCATCGATCCTCCACAACCAACCCAGAGCCCCTGCCCAGATGGCTACATCTCCTGGTACCTGAACTGCTACAAGCTGGTGGAGGAGCCGGCGACCTGGGACGCAGCTCAGACGGCCTGCCTGCAGCAGGGCGGCAACCTGGCCAGCATCGACATGAGCTACGACCAGGCCTTCATCGCTGGAGTGGTCCTGCACGGCAAATTTGACGCCTGGATTGGACTCAGACGCAAG GAGGACGGCTCCTACATGTGGACAGACGGATGGCCCGTCTTCTTTACTCAGTGGGGACCGGGAGAGCCCAGCAATATCAAAGATGAGGGCTGCGTGAGTATGCACGGTTCACCAATGTTCCACGGGACCTGGAACGACACCAGGTGTGACCTGGCCAAACCCTACATCTGCAAGATCTCCTCAG AGAAACCACCACCGACTCCTGCCCCCGGTGATGGGAAGTGTCTGCCGTTCTGGGAACCCTACGGCCGCCACTGTTACTACGTGTACAACGGTCAGCAAGGTTTCTCCTGGCCCGACTCCCGTCACTACTGCCAGTCGATCAAAGCAGATCTGGTGTCCCTCCACAGCCGAGCGGAGGTGGAGTTCATCAGGAGCATGAACTACACCAAAAATCACAACATCTGGATCGGCCTCACCAGGGACAACAACT ttGGCTGGGCCTGGACAGATAAAACCTCTGTGGGCTTTCTCAATTGGGCTCAAGGAGAACCCAATGCAGCCTTCCATCCCGGGGACGTGGCTGAAGAGAACTGCGTCGAGATGTACCACGACGGACGCTGGAACGACAACGACTGCCTGCAGAAGAGAGGCTTCGCATGCCGCCATCGCCAGT ACCATACAACAGATGATGGTGGTAATCCAGTTTTTCCCACTGATTCACCCACTGATGGTCCAAATGTCAGTG GAGGGAATGGTGGGTTGGTAGCTGGCGCTGTCATTGCGGCCTTAGTGATCTTCGTCCTGATCGTTGGACTGCTGTACTACATCTTCAGGGTCCGGGGGTATAAAATGAGCAGCTTGAGCCTGCCAACAAGAACAACCAGTCGCGTTGATGTG CCTGCTTTCACCAACCCCAACTTCATAGGAGAATCAGACACATAA